TGGACGAACTGGATGATTCGGTTCAAGCCATCGATTCCCTGAACACCATCGTCAATACCGGCGGCCGTCTCAAGGCCTACAACACCGACTATATTGCCGTCGAGCAACTGCTGAAAAAGCATCAGGTGCCGACAGACGCAAGCTTCGCCCTGCGCGGCAGCGGCGGCATGGCCAAGGCCGTGGCCAGTGCCTTGCGTGATGGCGGTTACGCCAACGGCGTGATCGTGGCGCGCAATGAGGCGGCGGGCAGGGCGCTGGCACGCAACCTGGGCTATGAATGGCAGGCCGAACTGGGCGGTTTGCGCCCGCAGATGCTGGTCAATGTGACGCCGATTGGCATGACCGGCGGGGCAGAGGCGGATCAGTTGGCCTTTGAAGCCGATGCTGTCGATCAAGCCGAGACTGTGTTCGATGTGGTGGCGATCCCCGCAGAAACACCGTTGATCGTGCGTGGACGTGCCCAGGGCAAGCGGGTGATTACCGGGCTTGAAGTGATCGCGATCCAGGCGTTGGAGCAATTTGTGCTCTATACCGGCGTGCGTCCCACACAAGAGCAATTCCAGGCCGCTGTGGCGTTCGCCCGGGCGGTCTAAACGCGGAACGTTGTAGGAGCGAGCTTGCTCGCGAAAACTCAAGGGCACCGCGTTTATCCAGAATAAAACGCGTTGCCTGGGCGCTTTTCGCGAGCAAGCTCGCTCCTACAGTGGGCCGCCCGTTTCAAGTTGGAGGCGTGTCACGCCTGTTCCAACTGTGCCAGCCGTTCTTCCAGTGCCGCAATCCGCGCTTCCAACTCTTCAATACGCTCGGCCGAGACAGCTCCACCGCCGCGCTCCACCGGGTTGCCGCGCGCCGCAATGATCGCTTCGATATCCGCCGGATCCCCCAGCGCATGGGTATAACGATCTTCGCGCTGACCCGCCTGGCGCGGCACCAGCACCGCCAAGCCGCGTGCAATCAGGCGTTCGAGCTGATGCACCACCTGCTCGGCGTCCTCAAAGTCATGCATGCGCCCGCTGCGCGTGAGCAACTCGTTGACGGTCTGCGGGCCGCGCAGAAACAGCAGCCCGATCAGGATCACCTGAGCCGGCACCAGTTCCAGCGCCTTGTCCACGCGGTGTTCCCAACGGTCGGCACGGCTGCCCATGACCAGCCGGGTAAAACCCTGGCCTTCGAGTACGCGCAAGCTCTGGCCGACCTGGCCCTGGCTCAGGTTGGTCACCGGTTCCCGGCTGGTTTTCTGGTTGCATGCCAGTACCAAGGCGTTGAGGGTCAGGGGGTAGGTTTCGGGGTTGGTTGCCTGTTTCTCGATCAGGCAGCCCAGGACGCGGATTTCCGTGCTGTTCAGGCGCGGCTCAGGGGTGTCGGTGTCGTGCTCGGCGGTCATCGCGCTTTCCCTATGCAGTGAATCCACTAGCCTAAGCCGGAAAAAATAAAAGACAAGCGGCAGGCATGGCTATAATCGCCGCTGGTTCCAACCCTGCCCTTACCGTGAGACTGACATGACTATTTCCCTGTATGCCGCTTCTATCCCAGTCTTCAAGCAAATGCTCAACGCCCTCAGCGATGTGCTGAACAAGGCCGAAGCCCACGCCGCCGCCAAGAACATCGAGCCGAACGCGCTGCTGCAAGCGCGCCTGTTCCCGGACATGTTTGCGCTGGTACGCCAGGTACAGATCGCCGTCGACTTCGCCAAGGGCGTTTCCGCGCGCCTGGCCGAGATCGAAGTGCCCAAGTACGAAGACAGCGAAGTCACCTTTGCCGACCTGCAAGCGCTGATCGCCAAGGTGCTGGCCTTTGTCGACACCATCAAGCCTGAGCAAATCGACGGCAAGGAAGGCATCGAGATCGTCACCCGCCCTGGCACGCCGAAAGAGAAGCGCTTCAGCGGCCAATCCTACCTGCTGAGCTACGGCCTGCCGCAGTTCTTCTTCCACGTCACCACCGCTTACGCGTTGCTGCGTCATAACGGCGTTGAAGTGGGCAAGCGTGACTACATGGGCGCTTTCTAAGCACTCACAAAAAAGCCCGGGAGCGTTGTTCAACGAACGCTTCCGGGCTTTTTTATGGCCGGTGTTTACGCCGGCTGTTCATCCTTGCCCAAACAGGCCGCCGCGGTAAACAACACATCGGTGGACGAATTGAGTGCGGTTTCCGCCGAATCCTGCAGCACACCGATGATGAAGCCTACCGCCACTACCTGCATGGCGATTTCGCTCGGGATGCCGAACAGGCTGCACGCCAGCGGAATCAACAGCAGCGAACCACCGGCCACGCCCGAAGCGCCGCAGGCGCAGATAGCTGCAACCACACTCAGCAGCACGGCGGTGGGCAGGTCGACGGCAATGCCCAGCGTGTGCACGGCCGCCAGGGTCAGCACGGTGATGGTGATTGCCGCGCCGGCCATATTGATGGTGGCGCCGAGCGGGATCGAAACCGAGTAGGTGTCTTCATGCAGGCCCAGGCGTTTGCTCAGCGCCAGGTTCACCGGAATGTTCGCCGCCGAACTGCGGGTGAAGAACGCGGTAATCCCGCTTTCACGCAGGCACAGCAACACCAGCGGGTAAGGGTTGCGGCGCAGTTTCCAGAATACGATCGCGGGGTTGATCACCAGCGCCACGAACAGCATGCAGCCGATCAGCACCACCAGCAGGTGCGCATAGCCGAGCAGGGCGCCGAAGCCGGAGGTGGCCAGGGTCGAAGCGACCAGGCCGAAGATCCCCAGCGGGGCGAAGCGAATGACCACGCGTACGATCAGCGTCACGCCGTTGGACAAGTCGTCGAGCACGGTGCGGGTGGTTTCGCCGGCATGGCGAATGGCAATGCCCATGCCGATGGCCCAGGCCAGGATGCCAATGAAGTTGGCATTCATCAGGGCGCTGACCGGGTTATCCACCACGCTGAGCAGCAGGCTCTGCAGGACTTCGCCAATACCGCCGGGAGCGCTCACGGTGGCGTCATGGGTGGCCAGTACCAGGGACGATGGGAACAATGTGCTGGCAACCACCGCAACCACGGCGGCGGCAAAGGTGCCCAGCAGATACAGGAACAGGATCGGCCGGATGTGGGTTTCCTGGCCGTGTTTATGATTGGCGATGGACGCCATCACCAGCACAAACACCAGGATCGGCGCGACGGCCTTCAGCGCCGTGACGAACACCTTGCCAATAAATCCGGTGGCCTTGGCGGCCTCAGGCAGCAACAAGGCCAGCAGGATCCCGGCGATCAGGCCGATGACAATTTGGGTGACCAGGCTGACGCGCATTAAACGTTGCAGCGGGGAAGGGGCAGCAGTCATAAACAGTTGTCTCTAGTTTTTTTAGTAGGGCACAGCATTGCAGGGAGAAAGTACTGTAGGAAGCAGGCGCGAAGTCTAGCATGCTGTAGGACGAGTCCCGTTTGCTGCGTCATTGCGTCACCCGCACCGTCGGATTTGGCCAAATCCGGACATCTTCTGTTAACATTTCCGTTCTCATTTTTCCTCTCCGTCAGCGGGCCCTTCGGGCTGTCGTTGATCTCGTCGTTTCTGGAGTTTTCATGCTGTTTCCCATCCTGCTACTGTCGGCCGCCGGTTTTACCGTGCTGACCACAGAATTCGTCATTGTCGGCCTGCTGCCCTCGATCGCCCGGGACCTGAACGTCAGCGTGTCCGAGGCTGGGCTGCTGGTGACGCTGTTCGCGTTCACCTTGGCGGCGTTCGGTCCGTTCCTCACCGCCTACTTCGCGCGGTTCCAACGCAAGCGCCTGTTTATAAGCATCCTGATCCTGTTCGCGGTGGCCAATACCGTGGCGGCGCTGGCACCGAATATCTGGGTGATGGCCCTGGCGCGCTTGATCCCGGCCCTGGGCTTGCCGGTGTTCTGGGCGCTGGCCAGTGAAACGGCGGTGGACATCGTCGGCCCGGAATTCGATGGGCGCGCGATTGAAAAAATCGGTTTTGGCATTGTCTGCGCCACGGTGTTCGGCATTCCGGTGGGCACGCTGATTTCTGATATGTTCGGCTGGCGCACCGCCTTTGCTGCCCTCGCGGTGATTGCCTTGGCCAAGGCGTTGTTGCTGTTTGTCTACCTGCCGGTTACCCAGGCCAAGAACGAGCACGTCAGCCTGCGCTCGCAATTCAAGATCCTGCGCAGCCCAGTGATGCAGGGCCATATCCTGTTGTCGATCCTGGTGTTCAGCGGCATGTTCACCGCCTACACCTATCTGGCGGACATTCTTGAACGCCTGGCCGGGTTTGACGGCACCCTGGTGGGCTGGTGCCTGATGGGCTTTGGCGCGGTCGGACTGATCGGCAACTCTCTGGGCGGGCGGGCGGTGGACCGTCACCCGTTGATCGCCTCCATGGTGTTTTGCGCGTTCATGATCGCGGGCATGGTGGCGGTGGTGCCGGCGATTCACTCGACCATTGGCTTGGCGGCGGCCATGGCCGTGTGGGGCGTGACCCAAGCGGCGATGTTTCTGGTCAGCCATGTGCGGCTGATGAAGGCCGCGCCCCATGCACCGGCGTTTGCCGCGTCGTTGAATATTGCCGGGGCCAACCTGGGTATCGGCTTGGGCGCGATGGTCGGCGGGCGAGTGATCGATACGCTGGGCCTGGGCAGCCTGGGCGTTGCCGCGTCGGGGTTTATCCTGGTGTCGATCTTGCTGGCATTGTGGCTGATGACAGCCAAGCCGGCGTCGACCTGCGCCTGACTCATGCAGGCAGGGCGGTAAATAGTTCGCGTCGGGCACCTTCGGTAATCGCCACGATGCCGGGGTGCTTGACCTTGCGCTCCACCGAGATGGCATAAAACGACTCGCTCACTGCGTCGGTCTGGCCGATCAGCACCACGCCGTACTGGCGCACCACCTCGTCGGCGATCACGCTGGGGGCGATAAAGATGCCGCTGCCCGATTGCCCGAATGCCTGCATCAACGCGCTGTCGTCGAACTCGCCGATGATCCTGGGCTGAATCTGCTGATCGGCGAACCAGCGTTGCAAACGGCTGCGCACCACGGTCTCCGCGCCGGGAATCAATAAGGGTGCGCCGTGCAGACATGCTGGAAAATCGCCGCGATGTTGCTCAGCCAACGACTGGGTGGCGAAAAAACTGATGCCACATTCCCCCAGCTTCTGGCTGTAGCCCTTGATGTCCAAGTGCGTGGGCATCGGGCTGTCGGATATCACCAGGTCCAGGCGTTGGATCGCCAGGTCGGCCAATAAGCGTTCGAGTTTGTCTTCACGGCAGGTAATGCGCAGCGGTTCGCTCAGCTCCATGGTCGGGGCGATCAGCCGGTACACGATGGACTTGGGCACCACATCCGCCACCCCGACGCGAAACACGATCTGCTGCTCATTGGGTTGCGCGCGCAGTAACGCTTCCAATTCGTTGCCGGTCTGGAACATCTGCTCGGCGTAGGGCAGGGCTCGACGCCCGGCTTCGGTCAGCTCCAGTTGGCGCCCCACCCGCTGAAACAGTGCAATGCCAAAGGTTTGTTCCAGC
Above is a genomic segment from Pseudomonas sp. R5-89-07 containing:
- a CDS encoding shikimate 5-dehydrogenase: MQMHPNKDTQLCMSLSARPGNFGLRFHNHLYEQLGLNFYYKAFSSQDLPGAISGIRALGIRGCGVSMPFKEAAIALMDELDDSVQAIDSLNTIVNTGGRLKAYNTDYIAVEQLLKKHQVPTDASFALRGSGGMAKAVASALRDGGYANGVIVARNEAAGRALARNLGYEWQAELGGLRPQMLVNVTPIGMTGGAEADQLAFEADAVDQAETVFDVVAIPAETPLIVRGRAQGKRVITGLEVIAIQALEQFVLYTGVRPTQEQFQAAVAFARAV
- a CDS encoding YceH family protein; this translates as MTAEHDTDTPEPRLNSTEIRVLGCLIEKQATNPETYPLTLNALVLACNQKTSREPVTNLSQGQVGQSLRVLEGQGFTRLVMGSRADRWEHRVDKALELVPAQVILIGLLFLRGPQTVNELLTRSGRMHDFEDAEQVVHQLERLIARGLAVLVPRQAGQREDRYTHALGDPADIEAIIAARGNPVERGGGAVSAERIEELEARIAALEERLAQLEQA
- a CDS encoding DUF1993 family protein produces the protein MTISLYAASIPVFKQMLNALSDVLNKAEAHAAAKNIEPNALLQARLFPDMFALVRQVQIAVDFAKGVSARLAEIEVPKYEDSEVTFADLQALIAKVLAFVDTIKPEQIDGKEGIEIVTRPGTPKEKRFSGQSYLLSYGLPQFFFHVTTAYALLRHNGVEVGKRDYMGAF
- the sstT gene encoding serine/threonine transporter SstT, with the translated sequence MTAAPSPLQRLMRVSLVTQIVIGLIAGILLALLLPEAAKATGFIGKVFVTALKAVAPILVFVLVMASIANHKHGQETHIRPILFLYLLGTFAAAVVAVVASTLFPSSLVLATHDATVSAPGGIGEVLQSLLLSVVDNPVSALMNANFIGILAWAIGMGIAIRHAGETTRTVLDDLSNGVTLIVRVVIRFAPLGIFGLVASTLATSGFGALLGYAHLLVVLIGCMLFVALVINPAIVFWKLRRNPYPLVLLCLRESGITAFFTRSSAANIPVNLALSKRLGLHEDTYSVSIPLGATINMAGAAITITVLTLAAVHTLGIAVDLPTAVLLSVVAAICACGASGVAGGSLLLIPLACSLFGIPSEIAMQVVAVGFIIGVLQDSAETALNSSTDVLFTAAACLGKDEQPA
- a CDS encoding MFS transporter, which translates into the protein MLFPILLLSAAGFTVLTTEFVIVGLLPSIARDLNVSVSEAGLLVTLFAFTLAAFGPFLTAYFARFQRKRLFISILILFAVANTVAALAPNIWVMALARLIPALGLPVFWALASETAVDIVGPEFDGRAIEKIGFGIVCATVFGIPVGTLISDMFGWRTAFAALAVIALAKALLLFVYLPVTQAKNEHVSLRSQFKILRSPVMQGHILLSILVFSGMFTAYTYLADILERLAGFDGTLVGWCLMGFGAVGLIGNSLGGRAVDRHPLIASMVFCAFMIAGMVAVVPAIHSTIGLAAAMAVWGVTQAAMFLVSHVRLMKAAPHAPAFAASLNIAGANLGIGLGAMVGGRVIDTLGLGSLGVAASGFILVSILLALWLMTAKPASTCA
- the nhaR gene encoding transcriptional activator NhaR; this translates as MLNYRQLHYFWVVAKTGSIVRACEQLNLTPQTISGQISLLEQTFGIALFQRVGRQLELTEAGRRALPYAEQMFQTGNELEALLRAQPNEQQIVFRVGVADVVPKSIVYRLIAPTMELSEPLRITCREDKLERLLADLAIQRLDLVISDSPMPTHLDIKGYSQKLGECGISFFATQSLAEQHRGDFPACLHGAPLLIPGAETVVRSRLQRWFADQQIQPRIIGEFDDSALMQAFGQSGSGIFIAPSVIADEVVRQYGVVLIGQTDAVSESFYAISVERKVKHPGIVAITEGARRELFTALPA